The window ATCAAATTCGCAAGCGCCGCCTGGAATAATGGTACGACCGCGAATACTCATCAACCATTCGTTATCGCGAACATTTTGCCCAGTCTTACCTGTGGAGGCAATTAGAGCACTACTTGCACGATCAACTTCATCCAGAATTTGATCCAGCATATCCGCTTGTACATTTGGATTTGATTTGAAGCTGATGAGAGTATGTTTTTGTCGTTCTAGTTCTTGGAGTAAATCAGACTTAAGGTCGGCACGACCAGCAACCTCCAGCATTTCAAAAATGGTGGACAGTGCGACGTGATGCTGCATAGGATCAGACTGATGTAGAAAAAAAGTGAATTTTTCATACAGATCTTCTAGCCGCAATAACGTGCGAATACGCTCGTTAAAAGGGTATTCGTAAACAATCAAAATAATGTCCTTGTTTAAATTGGTGCCAACGCGCAAGTGCCATATGATTCTGAACCATGCTGACTAAAATTACAAACGTTGTATGAGGATTATCAGTCATTTTCCTCGAGATTAATCAAGGATGATTTGGCTAATTGCAGATATTGACTGTGTAACTTTATAACCTGCTTATGAATCTGCGTTAAATCGCCCTCATTAAAAATAATATCGTCGGCGGCTTCAAGTCTTTGTTCTCGACTGACTTGAGCGTGCATGATGGCTAGTACTTGCTCTTGACTCAATCCATTTCTTGCCATAACACGGCTAATTTGAGTTTCTTCTTGGCAGTCGACTACTAATATTCGGCTGACTTTTTGTCTCCAATTGCTAGATTCGACCAATAGGGGAACAACAAATATAGTGTAAGCGCCATTTACGTTTTTTGCCGCTCGATTTGTTTCTTGACGTATTAACGGGTGAAGAATATTCTCAAGTTGTAATTTCTTTGCTGGATCGGCAAATACGCATTCGCGCATTTTTGCTCGATCCATTGCTCCATCAGGTTGAATAAATTCTGCACCAAATTCATTTTGGATTGGTTTAATAGCTATTCCATTGGCTGCAGTAAGTTCATGGGCGATTAGGTCGGTATCAACCAGACTTGCGCCAAGCTCTGCGAACATATTGGCAATAGTAGTTTTACCACTTCCAATACCCCCAGTAAGTCCTAAACTAAAGGCGCTTATTGCATGCATTAGCCTAGTAATCCCAAATAGTGTTGAGACAGCGTTTTCCCCCAAATTAGCGCAATTAAACCCGCCCCTGCCAAATAAGGGCCGAATGGAATGGGATTATTTCTACCCATTTTTTTAAAAACGATCATGCTAATACCAACTACAGCACCGACGGCCGAGGAGAGCAACACAATCACTGGTAGCATGCTCCAACCCATCCACGCGCCAAGCGCTGCGAGTAGTTTGAAATCACCATAACCCATGCCATCTTTTCCAGTAGCTAGCTTAAACAACCAGTAGATCGACCATAGACTTAAATATCCAGCAACCGCGCCGATCACTGCATCAGTAAGTGGTGTAAAGGTAGTATTCAGGTTAATTAGAAGACCGCACCAAAGCAATGGTAGCGTTAGATCGTCAGGCAACAATTGAGTATCGGCATCTATAAATGTCATGGCAATTAGAAGCCAGCCAAATAACACTGCTCCCAGTCCTGCAAGCCCACTGCCAAAATGCCAGACCAACAAAGCGGATATCGCGGCAGTTAGTAATTCTACTATTGGATAACGGATAGAAATTGGTGCTTTGCAACCTGCGCATTTACCACCGATCATTATGTAGCTAATGACGGGGATATTTTCTACGGCCGTAATTTGATGTCCGCAATTAGGGCATGCAGAGCGCGGTACCATTAAATTATAGCGATCTGTATGAGGCAGTACTTCACCTTTCTCACTGGCCACGTAATTGTCAGATTCACGCTGCATCATCTTTGGAACTCGATGAATTACAACATTGAGGAAGCTACCAACTAACAAGCTAATAATACCTACCGCACCAGTGCTGATCCAGTTGTTTGGCGTAGTAAAGAAAATTAATTCCCACATTAAACGACTTGTCCTAATTTGAAAATTGGCAAATACATTGCAACGACTAGACCACCAATTATTACACCAAGTATTACCATAATCATTGGTTCCATCAGGCTTGACAGCGATGAAACAGCTTCATCTACTTCTTCTTCATAAAAGTCAGCAACTTTACCCAACATTTGATCTAACGCACCTGACTCCTCTCCAATAGAAACCATTTGCGTCACCATATTGGGAAAAACATTAGAGTTTTGCATTGCAACAGTAAGGCTTGTACCTGTGCTTACCTCTGTTTGAATTTTAATTGTTGCATCGAGATAAACAGCATTGCCCGCTGCACCACCGACTGAGTCTAGTGACTCAACCAAAGGTACGCCGGCAGCAAACATAGTTGCTAAAGTACGCGTCCAGCGTGCAATGGTTGCTTTTCTAATAACTGCGCCAAATACCGGGGCTTGTAGCAGTAATCTATCCATCGTTCGCTGCATGCTAAGCGAGCGTTGCCAGGATTGAAAGAAAAAATAGATACTTCCGAAGATGCCTCCAAATATCAGATACCAATTTTTTACGAAAAAATCAGAAATTGCCATAACAAAAAGAGTTGGTGCTGGAAGAGTGGCTCCAAAGCTTGAAAATACGTCTTTGAACGCTGGTACAACCCAAATCATGATTACAGCGGTGACAATGAATGCAATTGATAAGATTGCTATTGGGTAAGTTAATGCAGATTTAATCTTAGCCTTAATCGCTAATGTTTTTTCTTTGTAAATAGCAAGCCTAGTCAGCAAATCCTCTAGTATACCTGCTTGTTCGCCTGCATCAACTAGATTGCAAAATAAAGGGTCGAAATACAGGGGAAATTTACGGAATGCTTGACTTAGGCTTGTTCCGGTTTCAACGTCCCCCCTAATATCTTGCAAAAGTTTGGAAACAGATGGATTTTCATTTCCCTTCGCGACAATATCAAAAGATTGCAATAGAGGAACGCCTGCTCGCATCATAGTTGCCAGTTGACGCGTAAATAAGGTAATGTCTTTATCAGTAACTCTTTTGCCCGAAGTATAACTTTTTTTCTTAACTTTACTAACTAGAACACCCTGACGTCTTAACGTTGCGTTGACTATGGCTTCACCTCCGGCGCGTATTTCACCGCGTACCGTTTTGCCAAATTTATCTTTGCCCTCCCAAGCGTATAAATATTCTTTAATTTGCGGAGTTTTTGGTGCTGTTTTTGGTGTGGTAGCCATATTGCTATCCCATTATTCGTTGGTACAGCCTAGGACTTCTTCCAAGCTTGTGAGTCCTTGCTTAACTTTTTGTAATCCAGATTTTCTAAGACTTCTTACACCTTCTTTTTCGGATTGTTTTTCAATTTCTAACGATGTGCCGTTTGAAAGAATAATACGTTCAATTGCTTCAGTAATTGGCATTATCTGATAAATGCCTACTCGTCCTTTGTAGCCACTACCGCTGCAGCGTTCACAACCTACAGGATGGTAAGGTTTCCAAGTTCCGTCTAGCTCCTCATCTTTAAATCCAGCCTGAA of the Undibacterium sp. 5I1 genome contains:
- a CDS encoding type II secretion system F family protein; amino-acid sequence: MATTPKTAPKTPQIKEYLYAWEGKDKFGKTVRGEIRAGGEAIVNATLRRQGVLVSKVKKKSYTSGKRVTDKDITLFTRQLATMMRAGVPLLQSFDIVAKGNENPSVSKLLQDIRGDVETGTSLSQAFRKFPLYFDPLFCNLVDAGEQAGILEDLLTRLAIYKEKTLAIKAKIKSALTYPIAILSIAFIVTAVIMIWVVPAFKDVFSSFGATLPAPTLFVMAISDFFVKNWYLIFGGIFGSIYFFFQSWQRSLSMQRTMDRLLLQAPVFGAVIRKATIARWTRTLATMFAAGVPLVESLDSVGGAAGNAVYLDATIKIQTEVSTGTSLTVAMQNSNVFPNMVTQMVSIGEESGALDQMLGKVADFYEEEVDEAVSSLSSLMEPMIMVILGVIIGGLVVAMYLPIFKLGQVV
- the coaE gene encoding dephospho-CoA kinase (Dephospho-CoA kinase (CoaE) performs the final step in coenzyme A biosynthesis.) → MHAISAFSLGLTGGIGSGKTTIANMFAELGASLVDTDLIAHELTAANGIAIKPIQNEFGAEFIQPDGAMDRAKMRECVFADPAKKLQLENILHPLIRQETNRAAKNVNGAYTIFVVPLLVESSNWRQKVSRILVVDCQEETQISRVMARNGLSQEQVLAIMHAQVSREQRLEAADDIIFNEGDLTQIHKQVIKLHSQYLQLAKSSLINLEEND
- the zapD gene encoding cell division protein ZapD encodes the protein MIVYEYPFNERIRTLLRLEDLYEKFTFFLHQSDPMQHHVALSTIFEMLEVAGRADLKSDLLQELERQKHTLISFKSNPNVQADMLDQILDEVDRASSALIASTGKTGQNVRDNEWLMSIRGRTIIPGGACEFDLPSYHAWQKNTSEKRFSDISNWFAPIAPLFDAINIVLRLLRESGVTTKVIAQTGSYQQMLQGKIYQLLRVTLVQDMGAIPEISANKYMLWIRFMSQDGTMKPKAFESDIPFDLTLCNF
- a CDS encoding A24 family peptidase encodes the protein MWELIFFTTPNNWISTGAVGIISLLVGSFLNVVIHRVPKMMQRESDNYVASEKGEVLPHTDRYNLMVPRSACPNCGHQITAVENIPVISYIMIGGKCAGCKAPISIRYPIVELLTAAISALLVWHFGSGLAGLGAVLFGWLLIAMTFIDADTQLLPDDLTLPLLWCGLLINLNTTFTPLTDAVIGAVAGYLSLWSIYWLFKLATGKDGMGYGDFKLLAALGAWMGWSMLPVIVLLSSAVGAVVGISMIVFKKMGRNNPIPFGPYLAGAGLIALIWGKTLSQHYLGLLG